A segment of the Micromonospora sediminicola genome:
CGACGAACGCTGCGGCTGCGGCGAGCGCTTCACGGTCTGTGGCTTCTGGCAGCAGGTCGGCGACCACGCGTTCGGCGGTTGGGACGCGGTCGACCGGGACGAGGTGCTGGCGCTCAAGGCCGAGGTCGACCGGACCCGGCACATCCCGCAGCTGGCCCGGGGCGACCTGCCGGCCGAGCAGTTGGCCGCCGTGCGCCGCTACGCCGACCTCTACACCCGCATCTACCGGGCGGCGACCGAGGTCACCGGCGCCGAGGTGGTGGTGGACTCCAGCAAGCACGCCTCGACGGCGTTCGCCCTGCGCTGGGCGCCCGATCTCGACCTGCGGGTCGTCCACCTGGTCCGGGACAGCCGGGCGGTCGCCTACTCCTGGGCCAAGCAGGTCCGCCGCCCCGAGGTGGTGGACGGCGAGGCCTACATGCCGACCTTCTCCCCGTTCACGGTGAGCAGCCTGTGGACCGCGCAGAACGCGGCGTTCCACCTGCTCGCCCAGCGGGTGCCGGTGGTCCGGCTGCGCTACGAGGACTTCACCGCCGACCCGCGCGGCACCGTGACCCGGGTGCGCCGGTTCGCCGGTCTCACCGACACCCCGGACGCGCTGCGGGTCCTCGACGAGCCGCCCGTGCCGCTGGTCCGGGCGCACAGCATCGCCGGCAACCCGCTGCGGTTCAGCGCGGGTCCGCTGAAGGTGCGCCAGGACAACGCCTGGCGGGAGAACCTGCCGACGCGCAGCCGGGCCGTGGTCAGTGCCGCGACGCTGCCGCTGCGCCTGCGCTACGGATACCTCGGCGGCGGCCGAACCAACAGCACGGAGGCGTCGTGACCGGGAGCAACCCACCGCAGGTGACCGCCGTGGTCCCCACCCGGGACCGGCCGGTGCTGCTGCGCGCCGCCCTCGACGCGATCCTGGGACAGGACTACCCGGGCGGGATCGACGTGGTGGTCGTCTACGACCAGTCCGAGCCCGACCACACCCTCGCCGAGGACCCGCGGATCCGGGTGATCACCAACAGCCGTACCCCCGGCCTCGCGGGTGCCCGCAACACCGGCATCCTCGCCGCCGAGGGTGAGCTGGTCGCGTTCTGCGACGACGACGACGAGTGGCTGCCCGGCAAGCTGGCCGCCCAGGTCGCCGCGCTGGAGGCGACGGCGGACGGCGCGTTCGTCAGCTGCGGCATCCGGGTCGACTACGACGGCCGCCAGGTCGACCGCTCGTTGTCGATGGAGCGGGTGCCGCTGGCGTCGCTGCTGCGCGACCGGCACACCGAACTGCACCCGTCCACGTTCCTGATCCGGCGGGACGCGCTGGTCGACGCGATCGGGCTGGTCGACGAGGAGATCCCGGGCAGCTACGCGGAGGACTACGAGTTCCTGCTCCGGGCCGCCCGGCACGCGCCGCTGGTCAACCTGACCGAGCCGTACGTGACGGTGCGCTGGCACAAGCGGTCATACTTCGCCCAGCGCTGGGAGACCATCTCCACCGCGTTGCAGTGGTTGCTGGAGCGCTACCCCGAGTTCGCCACGGTGCCGGCGGGGGAGGCCCGGGTCGCCGGGCAGATCGCCTTCGCCCAGGCCGCGATGGGCAACCGTCGGGAGGCCGTCCGCTGGGCCCGCCGCACGCTGGCCGGCAACCCGAAGGAGGCCCGCGCCTACCTGGCGCTCGCCGTGGCCAGCAAGGCCGTGGACCCCGACCGCGTCCTGCGTACGCTGCACAAGCGCGGCCGGGGCATCTGAGCCGGAGCGGTCAGGCGGACGCCGAGCACCAGGCGCGCCAGGCGTCCCTGCTGGGTTGGTCGGTGAGCCGGAAGTCTCCGCCGGACACCTGGTAGTCGTAGTACGCCACCCAGAGCGGGCGCTGCCCGTTCAGGTAGCTGCTCATCGATCGGATCCAGGCGGCGCGGCCGGTGCCGCTGTCCCCGGCGATCCGCACGCTGCCGGTCTCGGCGAGGCCCCAGGGCTTGCCGAGCTCCTTCGACTTGCTGATCATCGGTCCGAAGACCTTGGCCGGCTCGGTGTAGCGGTTGTACTTGCCGCCGCTGTTGTAGCAGTCCCAGCCGAGCACGTCGACGACGTCGCCGCCGGGGTAGTAGTCGGTGAAGCTGCGCCGGGAGTTCGGGTTCAGCGTCCAGCACATGAGGATCAGCGTCGCCCGCAGCCGCGGGTTCTGGGCCCGGTCGGCGAGGCCGGCCACCCGGCGCCAGGCGGCCCGGAACTGGGCGGTGGTGTAGTTGCCGCTCTCCACGTCGTTCTCCGGCTCGTGGAAGTACGACCAGTAGACGTCGTGGTCGCGCGGGATCGAGGCGAACCACTGCGTCAGCCGGGCGTCGTGCTTACCGGCGGCGACCTCCGCCGGCGGCGCCTTGAAGGACACCACCACGGTCCGGTTGACCACGTCGGCGCGGCTGCCCGACCAGGCGGGCGGCAGACCCGGGTAGAACACCCGGACCATCCGCAACGGGCCGTAGGTGCGGTCGGAACGGGCCACGCCGGCGCTGAAGCTCTCGCCGCCGACCAGGTGGATGCTCGCCCCGGGCAGGGTGGCCCGCGGCGCCGGGAACGGCTGGAAGCCGGGCCTGGCCGACGGGGACTGGCCGGGCGAGAGGCTCGGGTTGGCGCCGAGCCCGGCGACCCCACCGGTCGGACGGGCGGACAGGGACGCGGCCCCGCCGGGCGTGGCCGCGACGCTTCCCGGCCCGTTCGCCTCCGGGGCCGGCTGCCGTGCGGGCTCCCGCTCCTGCGTGACCGCGACGGCGACCGTCGTGCTGAGCAGGACGACGGTCGCGGTGACGGCGACGAGCCAGCCGCGCCGGTAGAGGCGGCGTGGCCGCCGGCCCGGGGGTGGGGTCGGGGCCGGGTGGGCATCGCGAACGGGGGCGATTGACGGGCCGGGTCCCATGATCCTCCTCCGGATCGGCGTGTCAGCTGTCTCCCGGCTCAGCACCGGCGTCACCGCATAGTGCAACGAGCGAGGCGGCAGGTCGGTGCGGTGCCGTCACAGCAACCGGTCGATGGCCTTCAGCAGCTGCTCGGCCTGCTCGGGCCGGCAGACGAGCAGGTCGGGCAGGCGGGGGTTGGCGGCGTTGTAGCGCAGCGGTGACCCGTCGATCCGGGACGCGTGCATCCCCGCCCCGAGCGCGACCGCCACCGGGGCGGCGGAGTCCCACTCGTACTGCCCGCCGGCGTGCACGTACGCGTCGGCCTGGCCGGTCACCACCGCGCAGACCTTGACACCGGCGGAGCCCATCGGCACCGCCTGCGCGCCGAGGTCCTCGATGAGCTGGGGGACGAACGCGGGCGGCCGGCTGCGGCTGACCGCGATCCGCAGCGGACCGTCGACCGCGGCGGGTGTCGGCTCGCCCGTGCCCAGGATCAGCGGGGTGCCGTCCGCGCCGGTCCGCGCCGGCATGCCGACGGCGCCGGCGGTCAGACCGCCGTCCGGGCCGGCCGAGCGCTCCCAGAGGGCCACGTGGACGGCCCAGTCGGTGCGCCCCTCCTCCGAGAACTCCCGGGTGCCGTCCAGCGGGTCGATGATCCACACCCGGTCGGCGTCGAGGCGGGCCGCCCGGTCGCCGGTGGAGAAGTCCTGTCGGGAGTCCGCCTGCTCCTCGGAGAGCACCGCGTCGGTCGGCCGGTAGCGGGCCAGCGCGGCCAGCATCAGCTCGTGCGAGGCCTGGTCGCCGGCGTCCTTGAGCGCCCGCGGGTCGGCGAAGCCCTGGCCGGCGCGCAGCGCGGTCAGCGCCTCGCCGGCGCGTCCGGCCAGCCAGCGCGCGAAGGCCTGATCGTCGAGCCGGTCGATGTCGTCGGACACCTTGCCATCCACCACCTTGTCTGATGTCGACGGGCGGCCGGCGGGTGCCCGCCGCCCGGACCGCACCATCTTGGCCGGTGGGGCGAGTGGACAACAAGTACGGGGGCCGAAACGGTACGCCCGGCCCACCGAGTTCTGCCCGCATGTTGAACTTCGCGTGTATGCCGGTCGGACCGCCGGATGCAGGCCCTAGGCTCTGCGCATGACCGCCGAGCAGCTGATCTCCTTCGCCCGTGGGGCTCCTTCGCTGGACATCGTCGATGTCGAGGGGCTCAAGGCCGCCGCCGTCCGCGCCTTCGACGCCGACCCCGCCGGGGTCACGGCGTACGGCACCTCCGTCGGTTACCCGCCCCTCCGCCGCTGGATCGCCGAGAAGCACGGTGTCGAGGCGGATCAGGTGCTGGTCACGAACGGCTCGCTGCAGGCCGACGCGTTCCTCTTCGACCACCTGGTCCGGCGCGGCGACGCGGTGGTCGTCGAGCGCCCCACGTACGACCGCACGCTGCTCAACCTCCAGCAGATGGGCGGCGAGGTGCACGGCGTGACCATCCAGCCGGACGGCCTCGACACCGCCGAGCTGCGCAAGCTGCTGGAGTCCGGGGTCCGGCCGAAGCTGGCCCACGTGATCCCGAACTACCAGAACCCGGCCGGCGTGACGCTCTCCCTGGAGAAGCGCCGTGAGCTGCTCGATCTCGCCGCCGAGTACGAGTTCACCATCTTCGAGGACGACCCGTACGCGGACATCCGCTTCCGGGGCGAGCCGCTGCCGTCGATGCTGTCGATGGACAGCCGCGGCGTGGTGGTGCACGCCTCCAGCTTCACCAAGACGGTCTGCCCGGGCGTGCGGGTCGGCTACCTGGTCGGCCCGGCGGAGCTGATCGCGGCGATCGCCAAGCGGGCCACCAACCTCTACATCTCGCCGGGCATGGTGGCCCAGGCGATCGTGCACCAGTTCTGCGTCTCCGGGTCGATCGAGCAGTCCATCCGGACGGTCCGTACGGCGCTCGGCGAGCGGGCCGCGGTGCTGGCCGAGTCGCTGCGCCGGCACATTCCGGAGGCCCGGTTCGTCGAGCCGGACGGTGGCTACTTCCTCTGGGTCGAACTGCCGGAGGACGTCGAGGTCGACCGGCTGGCGCCGGCCGCCGCCGAGCGCGGCGTCGCGGTGGTGAAGGGCAGCGACTTCATGGTCGACGGCGGCCGGCACGCGCTGCGGTTGGCCTACTCCGCCGTGACGGCGGACCGGATCGACGAGGGTGTCCGGCGGCTCGCCGAGGCGATGGCGGCGGTTCGCGGCTAGTTTTCTGTCGGGTTTTTGACAGAACGGCCCTGCTGGCCGGCTCGGCTCTCCCGCTGGGCCGGCTGGCGGCCCACAATGCTGCGAGCGCCGCTCACCTTTTCCCGGTGACCGGCCCGCACGCCCCGGGCGGCAGTTCCCCGCCCCGGGCCGGGCCGGGGGCGCGCCCAGGCATCACTCCCGCCCCCAAGGGGTGCCGGGTGGGCCGTGTCGCCCCTCACCCCCCTGACGCGGCCCGGCCCGCCCGGCGCCACACCGCGTGACGCCCGTCGCAGCCGCCCGTCCGGGCCCGCGTCCGCCCGTGCCGCGCCCGCTCCCGATCGGCGTAACCTGCAAGCCGCAGCTTCGCGGAGAGGGGGCGAGAGATGACGGACCGGGTGGCACGCGACCGCACCGCCGGGGAGAACGGCGGCCGGGCACTCCGGCCACGCGCCTGGGCCGCCCCGGTACGCGCGATGTCCCGCATCCTCAACGCCGACGGCTCCCCGCGTACGCCCCAGCCGGCCGGCCCCGGCCGCAGCGGCATCGTCGACTGCGGGCTCTACGTCGACGGCGAGCGTCAGCCCGGCCGCCCGCAGTACGCCGAGGCCCTGGCCGCCGCCCGCCGGGAGCGGGACGGCTTCGTCTGGCTCGGCCTGCACGAGCCGGACCTGGCCGAGATGACCGAGATCGCCGCCACGTTCGGCCTGCACGAACTGGCGGTGGAGGACGCGGTCAAGGCCGAGCAGCGCCCGAAGCTGGAGCACTTCGGGGAGATCGTCTTCCTGGTGCTGCGCACCGCCCGCTACTGCGAGCACACCGAGCTGACCGAGAACTCCGAGGTGGTGGAGACCGGCCAGGTGATGCTCTTCATCGGGCCGAACTTCGTGATCAGCGTCCGGCACGGGGACGCCTGCCGGCTGTCGCCGGTCCGGGCCGACCTGGAGGCGAAGCGGGACCTGCTCCGGCAGGGGCCGTGGGCGGTCGCGTACGCGATCACCGACCGGGTGGTCGACCTCTACCTGGAGGTCGCCGACCGGCTGGAGGACGACCTCGACGTGCTGGAGGCGGACGTCTTCGACCGCCAGAGCAGCGGCCGGATCCAGCGGATCTACCAGATGAAGCGGGAGCTGGTCGAGTTCAAGCGCGCGGTGGTGCCGTTGCAGCGCCCGCTGATGACGCTCACCTCCCAGGTCAACCGCGCGGTGCCGCAGGAGGTGCGCCGCTACTTCCGGGACGTGCAGGACCACCTCAGCCGCACGGTCGAGCAGGTGAACTCCTACGACGACCTGCTCAACTCGATCCTCCAGGCCCGGCTGGCCCAGGTCACCGTCGACCAGAACAACGACATGCGCAAGATCGCCGCCTGGGCCGCGATCGGTGCGGTGTGGACGGCGATCGCCGGCATCTACGGCATGAACTTCGACAACATGCCCGAGCTGAGGTGGACGTACGGCTATCCGGGCGTGTGGGCGCTGATGCTGGCGGCGTCCTTCACGCTCTACCGCCTGTTCCGCCGCAACGGCTGGCTGTAGGCACGCCGCCCGCAACGGGAAGCGCCGGCCACGCGGGACGTACCCGCGCGCCGGCGCTGCTCCGAGAACCGGGGGTCAGCGGCGACCGCTGGCCTTCGCGGCGCTCTTGCCGTTCTGGGTGGCCTTGGTGATGTCGTCGGCCGGACGGCCGCTGACGTCCCGGGCGCCCTCGGCGACCGAGGGGACCTTGCTGTTCGGGTGGATCACCGGGTCACCGGCGGGGGCGGTGGTCGACGAGCTGCTGCCGTTGGCGACGGCGGAGCTGCCGGCGCCGGTCGGGCCGGCCTGGGTCACCTTCGCGCTCGCGTCGGGGGTGTCCACCACGATCGTGTCCACGTCCTCCCGCATCGGCTCCAGCTTGTCCTGGCCGGTCGGGCCGAGCGTGCCGGTCGGGTCGTACTCGGCCCACTCCTGCTGCTCGCGGCGGCGGCGCATGGCCATCGCCCCGGCCAGGCCGGCCACGGTGCCGGCGATCAGCAGGCCGGTGGTCATGCCGCGCGACCTGCGCTGCTTCTTCTTGCCCACCTTCATGTTCTTCGCCTTCTTCGTCATCGCGGACTGCTTCGCCGCCACGGCCCGGCGACCGGTCGACGCCTTGCCGGCGGCCTCGGTCCGCGCGTTGCGCACGGCGAGGACCACCGGGGCGAGAGCGGCGACGCTCGACGCGACGCCGCTGGACGCCCGATCCCGGACCAGGACGGCGGTGGGTGCGACGGCGACCCGGGCTGCCTGGACCCGCGGACCGACAGTGGCCCCGGCGCCCTTCGCCGCGTGCGTGGCGGCCTGCCGCAGGTGACCGATGCCCTGGTTCAGCTCGGCCTTCGCGAGCTGGCCCTGGGTCTTTCGCCGCCCGATTCCAAACACGGTCCCACCTCCTGGGAGTTGTTCCTTCGTCATCCTCCACCTTCGGATGCCTCCGCATGGCCAGATCGGGCACATGGGAGGATCCGCAAGGAACTGACCAACGAGTGAGGAGTACCCGTGGCCGAGGCTGTCTACGCCACCTTGCACACCAACGCCGGCCCGATCCGGCTGGAGCTCTTCCCGAACCACGCGCCGAAGACCGTCCGCAACTTCGTGGAGCTGGCCGAGGGCACCCGGGAGTACACCGACCCGCGGACCGGCCAGCCGGGCAGCGGGCCCTACTACGACGGCACCATCTCGCACCGCGTGATCAGCGGCTTCATGGTCCAGATGGGCGACCCGACCGGCACCGGGCGCGGCGGCCCGGGCTACAAGTTCGCCGACGAGTTCCACCCGGAGCTGCGCTTCGACCGGCCGTACCTGCTGGCGATGGCGAACGCCGGGCCGGGCACCAACGGCTCGCAGTTCTTCATCACCGTGGGGCCGACCCCGCACCTGAACAACCGGCACACCATCTTCGGCCAGGTGGCCGACGAGCAGTCCGCGAAGGTGGTCGACTCGATCGCCAACACCCCGACCGGGCCGAGCGACCGGCCGCTGCAGGACGTGGTGATCGAGCGGGTCGAGATCGAGCGGCAGCCGTCCTGAGCGTCACGCGGGTACCTTTGCTCGCATGACTGAGCGCTCCGGGCAGGCAGGTGACGCCACCGAGGGGCCGGTGCCGACCACTCCGGTCTGCTACCGGCACCCCGATCGGGAGACGTACATCCGGTGCACCCGCTGCGACCGGCCGATCTGCCCCGAGTGCATGCGGGACGCCTCCGTCGGCCACCAGTGCCCGGAGTGCGTCGCCGAGGGACGCCGCAGCGTGCGGCCGGCGCGTACCGCCTTCGGTGGCGGTGCCGCCGGCCGCCAGGGCTATGTGACCAAGGCCCTGATCGCGCTGAACGTGCTGGTCATGCTGCTCTCCATCGCCTCCGACCGGGGAGGTGACGCGGCCGCCGGTGGCTCCGGCTTCGGCGGCCTGATGGGCGGCTCGACGCCGCTGACCAACTGGGGTGCGGTGCTCGGCCAGGCGATGTTCCCCGACGGCACGGTCGGCGGGGTGGCCGAGGGCCAGTGGTACCGGCTGGTCACCGCGATGTTCCTGCACTACGGCCTGGTGCACCTGCTGCTCAACATGTGGGCGCTCTGGGTGCTCGGCCGGACGCTGGAGGCGGTGCTCGGGCCGCTGCGCTTCCTGGCGCTCTACCTGATCGCCGGGCTCGGCGGCAACGTCGCGGTCTATCTCTTCAGCGCCCCGAACCAGCCCGCGGTCGGCGCGTCGACGGCCATCTTCGGCCTGTTCGCCGCCATCTTCGTGATCATGCGTCGGCTCGGCCGGGACACCTCGGCGATCGTGCCGATCCTGGTGATCAACCTGATCTTCACGTTCACCGTGCCGGGCATCTCCGTGGCCGGGCACCTCGGTGGGCTGGTGGTCGGCGCGGTGATGGCCCTGGTCCTGGCGTACGCCCCGCGGATGCGGCGGACCGTCTTCCAGGCGGCGGGCGGCGCGATCCTGCTGGTGGCGCTGATCGGCCTGGCCGTCGTCCGCACCGCGGCGCTGCTCGGCTGACCCGCTGCCGCTGCCGCGGCTGACGACGCCGGTTTCGCGCGAGCAGGTCCGGCGGTCGAGGTCTGACACTGCGCGGGCAGGGCCGTGCAGTGGGGCACCGCTCGGCCACGTTGCCGTCGGCCAGGTTGCCTTGGGGGCTTCCTCTTCGGCGGTTCCCTTGGGACGCGTCCCCCTCGGGCTTGTTCCTCTGGGCGCGTCCACCTCGGGCGTGGCCCTTGAGACGTCGCGTCTCGGGCGTGTTCCCTCGAGGCATGTCGCGTCTCGGCGGCAGTGTGCCCGAGAGCGATATACCGCTCAGTCATAATTATGACTGAGCGGTATATCGCTCATCAGTGATGAGTTGTCCCGGTGGCTCCCGCTCCTGCGGCTTCCACCGCCATTCCCGGTCCGGCTCCGCCCTTCCCGGGCCGGCCCTTATCGGCCCGGCACTTCCCGGCTCGGCCCGCTTCGGCCCAGGCCCGCCCGGCCCGCCCGGCCCGCCCGGCCCGCCCGGCCCGCCCGGCCCGCCCGGCCCGCCCGGCCCGCCCGGGCCCGCCCGGGCCC
Coding sequences within it:
- a CDS encoding sulfotransferase family protein: MVAVTAPVRVLFVGGLGRSGSTLLELILAQHPDVCAVGEVVHLWERALGGDERCGCGERFTVCGFWQQVGDHAFGGWDAVDRDEVLALKAEVDRTRHIPQLARGDLPAEQLAAVRRYADLYTRIYRAATEVTGAEVVVDSSKHASTAFALRWAPDLDLRVVHLVRDSRAVAYSWAKQVRRPEVVDGEAYMPTFSPFTVSSLWTAQNAAFHLLAQRVPVVRLRYEDFTADPRGTVTRVRRFAGLTDTPDALRVLDEPPVPLVRAHSIAGNPLRFSAGPLKVRQDNAWRENLPTRSRAVVSAATLPLRLRYGYLGGGRTNSTEAS
- a CDS encoding glycosyltransferase family 2 protein, whose amino-acid sequence is MTGSNPPQVTAVVPTRDRPVLLRAALDAILGQDYPGGIDVVVVYDQSEPDHTLAEDPRIRVITNSRTPGLAGARNTGILAAEGELVAFCDDDDEWLPGKLAAQVAALEATADGAFVSCGIRVDYDGRQVDRSLSMERVPLASLLRDRHTELHPSTFLIRRDALVDAIGLVDEEIPGSYAEDYEFLLRAARHAPLVNLTEPYVTVRWHKRSYFAQRWETISTALQWLLERYPEFATVPAGEARVAGQIAFAQAAMGNRREAVRWARRTLAGNPKEARAYLALAVASKAVDPDRVLRTLHKRGRGI
- a CDS encoding 3'(2'),5'-bisphosphate nucleotidase CysQ, with product MSDDIDRLDDQAFARWLAGRAGEALTALRAGQGFADPRALKDAGDQASHELMLAALARYRPTDAVLSEEQADSRQDFSTGDRAARLDADRVWIIDPLDGTREFSEEGRTDWAVHVALWERSAGPDGGLTAGAVGMPARTGADGTPLILGTGEPTPAAVDGPLRIAVSRSRPPAFVPQLIEDLGAQAVPMGSAGVKVCAVVTGQADAYVHAGGQYEWDSAAPVAVALGAGMHASRIDGSPLRYNAANPRLPDLLVCRPEQAEQLLKAIDRLL
- a CDS encoding aminotransferase-like domain-containing protein; the encoded protein is MTAEQLISFARGAPSLDIVDVEGLKAAAVRAFDADPAGVTAYGTSVGYPPLRRWIAEKHGVEADQVLVTNGSLQADAFLFDHLVRRGDAVVVERPTYDRTLLNLQQMGGEVHGVTIQPDGLDTAELRKLLESGVRPKLAHVIPNYQNPAGVTLSLEKRRELLDLAAEYEFTIFEDDPYADIRFRGEPLPSMLSMDSRGVVVHASSFTKTVCPGVRVGYLVGPAELIAAIAKRATNLYISPGMVAQAIVHQFCVSGSIEQSIRTVRTALGERAAVLAESLRRHIPEARFVEPDGGYFLWVELPEDVEVDRLAPAAAERGVAVVKGSDFMVDGGRHALRLAYSAVTADRIDEGVRRLAEAMAAVRG
- the corA gene encoding magnesium/cobalt transporter CorA, whose amino-acid sequence is MTDRVARDRTAGENGGRALRPRAWAAPVRAMSRILNADGSPRTPQPAGPGRSGIVDCGLYVDGERQPGRPQYAEALAAARRERDGFVWLGLHEPDLAEMTEIAATFGLHELAVEDAVKAEQRPKLEHFGEIVFLVLRTARYCEHTELTENSEVVETGQVMLFIGPNFVISVRHGDACRLSPVRADLEAKRDLLRQGPWAVAYAITDRVVDLYLEVADRLEDDLDVLEADVFDRQSSGRIQRIYQMKRELVEFKRAVVPLQRPLMTLTSQVNRAVPQEVRRYFRDVQDHLSRTVEQVNSYDDLLNSILQARLAQVTVDQNNDMRKIAAWAAIGAVWTAIAGIYGMNFDNMPELRWTYGYPGVWALMLAASFTLYRLFRRNGWL
- a CDS encoding peptidylprolyl isomerase, producing the protein MAEAVYATLHTNAGPIRLELFPNHAPKTVRNFVELAEGTREYTDPRTGQPGSGPYYDGTISHRVISGFMVQMGDPTGTGRGGPGYKFADEFHPELRFDRPYLLAMANAGPGTNGSQFFITVGPTPHLNNRHTIFGQVADEQSAKVVDSIANTPTGPSDRPLQDVVIERVEIERQPS
- a CDS encoding rhomboid family intramembrane serine protease — protein: MTERSGQAGDATEGPVPTTPVCYRHPDRETYIRCTRCDRPICPECMRDASVGHQCPECVAEGRRSVRPARTAFGGGAAGRQGYVTKALIALNVLVMLLSIASDRGGDAAAGGSGFGGLMGGSTPLTNWGAVLGQAMFPDGTVGGVAEGQWYRLVTAMFLHYGLVHLLLNMWALWVLGRTLEAVLGPLRFLALYLIAGLGGNVAVYLFSAPNQPAVGASTAIFGLFAAIFVIMRRLGRDTSAIVPILVINLIFTFTVPGISVAGHLGGLVVGAVMALVLAYAPRMRRTVFQAAGGAILLVALIGLAVVRTAALLG